From a region of the Tursiops truncatus isolate mTurTru1 chromosome 2, mTurTru1.mat.Y, whole genome shotgun sequence genome:
- the LOC101329840 gene encoding LOW QUALITY PROTEIN: serpin A9 (The sequence of the model RefSeq protein was modified relative to this genomic sequence to represent the inferred CDS: inserted 2 bases in 2 codons; substituted 2 bases at 2 genomic stop codons) — MQSPSFTTIPHQRNVSSLFVLAKXEKRFNLAYTSQSFPFLVGKRTTVHVPMMHQAEQVGFGVDPELNYSVLQMDYSRDTVAFFVLPGEGKMRQLEHALSARTLKWSRSLQKRWVXVFIPKFSISSSYNLEXILPKMGIWDALDKDTDFSGITKKDFLQGSKVAHEAVQDVREEGTQAAAATVTKLRVQSTXPSYSTICFNRSFMLLIINKATQTTFFLGKFGNPTKF; from the exons ATGCAGAGCCCCTCCTTTACAACCATCCCCCACCAGAGAA ACGTCTCTTCTCTCTTTGTGCTGGCCAAGTAGGAGAAGCGCTTTAACCTGGCATACACAAGTCAAAGCTTCCCATTCCTGGTGGGCAAGAGGACCACTGTACATGTTCCAATGATGCACCAGGCGGAACAAGTTGGTTTTGGGGTGGATCCAGAGCTGAACTACTCTGTGCTGCAGATGGACTACAGCAGAGACACTGTGGCCTTCTTTGTCCTCCCTGGCGAGGGCAAGATGAGGCAGCTGGAACACGCCTTGTCAGCCAGGACACTGAAGTGGAGCCGCTCACTCCAGAAGAGGTGGGTAT AGGTGTTCATTccaaaattttccatttcctcctcctaTAACCTGG ATATCCTCCCCAAGATGGGCATCTGGGATGCCCTTGACAAAGATACTGATTTTTCTGGAATCACAAAGAAAGACTTCCTTCAAGGTTCCAAA GTGGCTCACGAGGCTGTGCAGGACGTCAGAGAGGAGGGGACCCAGGCTGCAGCAGCCACCGTCACCAAACTCAGAGTCCAGTCCA TCCCTTCTTACTCCACCATCTGTTTCAATAGGTCCTTCATGCTGCTGATTATAAACAAAGCCACACAGACCACGTTCTTCCTCGGGAAATTTGGGAACCCCACTAAGTTCTAG
- the LOC101328481 gene encoding uterine milk protein, which produces MSHRKIHLVLSLVLILCGLFNSIFCEKQQDSQKNINLVLLKKIPSLSQKTEAGHKAFAQKLFKALIIEDPRKNIIFSPVAISIALVTLSLGIKSTTRTNLIEDLGLDLRKIQVLDKDKHLVQTWNELVKQEQLKHKDVLFIDNNRKINQMFLQQIDRVHEVDIQTIDLKDTEKTKKAINHYVAEKIHKKIKDLITHLDPQTVLCLVNYVLFKGIWERAFQSNLTQKEDFFVDENTKVQVDMMRKTERMVYSRSEELLATMVKMPYKGNVSLILVLPDAGQFHLALKEITAKRARLQKASGFRLVHLVLPKLKISSKINLKHLLPKIDIKDASTTTAATQSITKKSSLSILEAVHQAEIEVSEHGLITDPAKDADVWKVPVDTKEDPVVVKFNRPFLLFVEDQMTQRDLFVGKVLNPKTE; this is translated from the exons ATGTCCCACAGGAAAATACATCTGGTGCTGTCTCTGGTCCTCATCCTCTGTGGCCTTTTTAATAGCATCTTCTGTGAAAAGCAGCAAGACTCCCAAAAGAATATCAACCTAGTCTTATTAAAGAAAATTCCATCTCTCTCCCAGAAGACGGAAGCTGGCCATAAGGCGTTTGCCCAAAAATTGTTCAAGGCTTTGATAATTGAGGATCCCAGAAAGAATATCATCTTCTCCCCTGTGGCCATCTCCATCGCCCTGGTCACCCTCTCCCTGGGGATCAAATCCACAACGCGCACCAACCTCATTGAGGACCTGGGACTTGACCTCAGAAAAATCCAAGTGTTAGACAAGGACAAGCATCTTGTCCAGACGTGGAATGAGCTAGTGAAGCAAGAGCAACTGAAGCACAAGGATGTTCTCTTTATCGATAACAACAGGAAGATCAACCAGATGTTTCTGCAGCAGATAGACAGAGTACATGAAGTGGACATCCAGACGATTGACcttaaagatacagaaaaaaccAAGAAGGCCATCAATCACTATGTGGCTGAAAAGATACATAAGAAAATCAAAGACTTAATCACCCACCTGGACCCTCAGACTGTCCTATGTCTTGTCAACTATGTTCTCTTCAAAG GCATTTGGGAAAGAGCTTTTCAGAGCAACCTCACGCAGAAGGAGGACTTCTTTGTGGATGAAAACACCAAAGTGCAGGTGGACATGATGAGGAAGACAGAACGGATGGTTTACAGCCGCTCCGAGGAGCTGCTTGCTACGATGGTGAAGATGCCCTACAAAGGAAATGTGTCCCTCATTCTTGTGCTCCCAGATGCAGGACAGTTCCACTTGGCTCTAAAAGAGATAACTGCTAAGCGAGCTAGACTCCAGAAAGCCAGTGGCTTCAG ATTGGTGCACTTAGTTTTGCCCAAGCTCAAGATCTCCTCCAAGATAAACTTAAAACATCTGCTTCCCAAGATTGACATCAAAGATGCGTCTACTACAACAGCGGCCACCCAGAGCATCACAAAGAAGTCTTCTCTATCTATTTTGGAG GCCGTGCATCAAGCTGAGATAGAGGTGAGCGAGCATGGCTTAATCACGGATCCAGCCAAGGACGCGGACGTGTGGAAGGTCCCCGTGGACACGAAGGAGGACCCTGTGGTCGTGAAGTTCAATAGACCCTTCTTGCTGTTTGTGGAGGATCAGATGACTCAAAGAGACCTCTTTGTGGGCAAAGTCTTAAACCCCAAAACTGAGTAG
- the LOC101328772 gene encoding serpin A11, whose amino-acid sequence MEPAWQWLLGAGILASVYWQPFPARGDKSLGVPEAPRGQLSEALPAYRKITPTITNFALRLYKQLAAETSGNIFFSPVSISSTLALLSLGVQADTPAQILEGLGFNLTETPEADIHRGFQSLIHTLDLPSPKLELKVGNSLFLDKQLKPQQHFLGNIRELYRAFAFSVNFTDSNTTRRQINDFVKKQTYGQVVDFLEELTQDTLMVLLNYMFFKAKWKHPLNRYQTPKQESFFVDERTSLRIPMMHQKEMHRFLYDQEVACTVLQMEYSGNALALLILPDPGKMAQVEAALQPETLRKWDQLLLPSLLDLHLPRFSISGTYNLEEILPHIGLTSLFNLEADFSGITGQLNRTISRVSHKAAVDVSERGTEAGVASGLLSQPQSLNATSAPHAHFNRPFLVLFWEVTTQSLLFLGKVVNPAAG is encoded by the exons ATGGAACCAGCGTGGCAGTGGCTGCTGGGAGCGGGGATCCTGGCCTCTGTCTACTGGCAACCCTTTCCTGCCCGCGGAGATAAGAGCCTGGGGGTGCCTGAAGCTCCCCGTGGCCAGCTCTCGGAAGCCCTCCCGGCCTACCGCAAAATCACACCCACCATTACCAACTTCGCTTTGCGTCTATATAAACAGCTGGCAGCAGAAACCTCGGGAAACATCTTCTTCTCCCCGGTGAGCATCTCCAGCACCCTGGCCCTGCTCTCTCTGGGGGTGCAAGCTGACACTCCAGCTCAGATCCTGGAAGGTCTCGGCTTCAACCTCACGGAGACCCCAGAAGCTGACATCCACCGGGGCTTCCAGAGCCTCATCCACACCCTTGACCTGCCCAGCCCCAAACTTGAACTGAAAGTAGGCAACTCCCTGTTCCTGGACAAGCAGCTGAAGCCTCAGCAGCACTTTTTGGGCAACATCAGGGAGCTGTACCGGGCTTTCGCTTTTTCTGTCAATTTCACGGACTCTAATACAACTAGGAGGCAGATAAATGACTTCGTGAAGAAGCAAACGTATGGGCAGGTCGtggacttcctggaggagctcACCCAAGACACGCTCATGGTTCTCTTGAATTACATGTTCTTCAAAG CCAAGTGGAAGCATCCTTTGAATCGCTACCAGACCCCGAAGCAAGAGAGCTTCTTTGTGGATGAGAGGACCTCTCTCCGCATCCCCATGATGCACCAAAAGGAAATGCACAGGTTCCTCTATGACCAGGAGGTGGCCTGCACCGTCCTCCAGATGGAATACAGTGGAAACGCCCTGGCCCTGCTGATCCTCCCTGACCCGGGAAAGATGGCTCAGGTAGAGGctgccctgcagccagagaccctgagGAAGTGGGATCAACTGCTCCTCCCCAG CCTGTTGGATTTGCATTTGCCAAGGTTTTCCATTTCTGGAACATATAACCTGGAAGAGATACTCCCCCATATTGGTCTCACCAGCTTATTCAACTTAGAAGCTGACTTCTCAGGAATCACTGGGCAGCTCAACAGAACTATCTCCAGG gTGTCACACAAGGCGGCAGTGGATGTGAGTGAGCGGGGAACAGAGGCAGGTGTGGCCTCcggcctcctctcccagccccagtcTCTGAACGCAACGTCGGCCCCACACGCCCATTTCAACCGACCTTTCCTGGTGCTGTTTTGGGAGGTGACCACCCAGAGCCTACTCTTCCTGGGAAAAGTCGTCAACCCAGCTGCGGGGTGA